Below is a window of Gammaproteobacteria bacterium DNA.
CAGATCGCACCTGATCTTGAGCGTCCGAGCGGCACGCTGGTCAAGGTTTGCGCGGCGATCGACGAGGCCGGCGCTAAAAACGTGCGGCTGATAGTTTTTCCCGAAACCCTCGTCCCCTATTACCCATATTTCTCGTTCGTGCGGCCGCCGGTCAGTTTCGGCGCCGACCACATGCGCCTGTACGAGCGCGCGGTCGTGGTGCCGGGCCTCGTCACGCAGGCCGTGGCCGAGCGCGCACGTGTGAACGGCATGGTGGTGGTGCTCGGCGTCAACGAACGGGATCACGGCAGCCTCTACAACACACAGTTGATCTTCGATTCCGATGGCGAGCTGCTGCTCAAACGCCGCAAGCTCACGCCGAGTTATCACGAGCGCATGATCTGGGGTCAGGGCGACGCGAGCGGCCTCAAAGTTGTGGAAACGACGGTCGGTCGAGTCGGCGCGCTTGCCTGCTGGGAGCACTACAATCCGCTGGCTCGCTACGCGCTCATGACGCAGTTCGAGGAGATCCACTGCGCCCAGTTCCCCGGCTCGATGGTCGGCCCCATCTTCGCCGCGCAGATCGAAGTCACCATCCGGCACCACGTGCTGGAATCCGGCTGTTTCGTGGTCAACGCCACAGGCTGGCTGAGCGAGGACCAGATCGCTTCGATCACGTCCGACGCAGCGCTGCAAAAGGCGCTGCGCGGCGGTTCCTTAAGCGCGATTATTTCGCCTGGAGGTCAGCACGTTACGCCGCCGTTGCGCGAGGGCGAAGGTATGGTGGTGGCGGATCTGGACATGGCGCAGATCATCAAGCGCAAGCGGATGCTGGACTCGGTCGGTCACTACGCGCGCCCCGAACTCCTGAGTCTCGCGATCAACGACCGGCCGGCGACGACCACCGTGCCAATGGCGACCGCTATGCAAACGCCGGCAAAGTTTTTTACTCCTACAGATGACGATTCCGATGGATACGATCAAGAATCCGCCGGCGCCAAGCCGGCAGTTGATGACCGAGTTGCAGTCCAGCGGACTGCGACTGCTCGATCCGAATGCGGGTAGCGCGAGCCGCCGCGGCGGTGCGGGACCTTCGGATCACAAAGCGGTGACTATCGACGGCGTCACCATCATGGTGCCCGCGCATACCACCACGGCCTGGCAGTCGCCGTATCTGGCACGGGCGCCCGGCGCGCAAGGCCACTCTCAGCTTATGCGCGACGCGATTCCAATCGCGGACATCAGCTTTCCCGCGCGGCCGCGCTTCTACGCGCTGCAAACGTTGGACGGTGTCCCTTACTCGCATATCGCCACTCTGCACGGCGCCGACGTGCTGGCGACGACGGTGCTGCAAACCTGCATTCGGTATGAAAGCCGGCGCAAGGCGTGCAAATTCTGCTCGATCGGGCAGTCGCTCGCGGCCGGACGCACAATTGCGCGCAAAACACCCGAACAGCTGACCGAGGTCGCGCGCGCGGCGGTGCTGCTCGATGGCGTCAAGCACATGGTGTTGACCACGGGCACGCCCCCCGCCGGCGATCGCGGGGCGCAAATCATGTGCGAGAGCGCGTTCGCCATCAAGGCGGCGGTCGCGCTGCCGATTCAGGCGCAGTGCGAACCGCCCGATGACAACCGCTGGTTCCAGCGTATGCGGGCCGCCGGCGTGGACGCGCTCGGCATGCATATCGAAGCCGTCACGCAGGGTATTCGCGCGCGCATCATGCCCGGCAAGGCGGAGGTGCCGTTGTCGCGTTATATGCAGGCATTTGAAACATCGCTGCGTGTATTTGGCAAGGGCCAAGTCAGCACCTATATTCTCGCGGGTCTCGGCGATACCGTTGAAGCGATACTCGAAATGTGACGCAAACTGGTGGACATCGGCGTATACCCGTTCGTGGTGCCGTTTGTGCCCATCACGGGAACGCCGCTGGAGGATCATCCCGCACCTTCCCCGCAATTCATGCAGTCGCTACTGACGCCGCTCGGCGGCATGCTCAAGGCCGCCGGCATGCACTCATCGGACATCAAAGCCGGCTGTGGCCGATGCGGTGCGTGTTCCTCGCTGGCAGCGTACGAGCAATAATATGTTGCTCGATCCCTACCCCGATTTTGTGCCCAGCGAATATCGGGTGAAATGGGCAACGGATGCGTGGGAAGTACGCGAAGCCTACGCGTTACGGCGCGCGGTGTTCTGCACCGAGCAAGCCGTCTATGCAAGCGACGACAGGGATGCGACCGACGATGACGCGCAGTTGCTGGTCGCTACTGCCTGCATGTGCGGCGTCGCGCAGCAGGTGGTTGGTACGGTTCGCATCCATGAACAGGAACCAAGGATCTGGTGCGGCTCACGACTCGCCGTGCACGCGGCGTTTCGGCGTCATGGCGGACTGGGCGCCGCCTTGATCCGGCTGGCGGTCAGCAGCGCACACGCCCTGGGCTGCGAAACCTTTGTCGCCCACGTGCAGATGCAGAACGTGCCGCTTTTCCGCCGTCTGCATTGGCGGCCCCTCGGCGAAGAAACGCTGTGCGAGAGACCGCACATGCGCATGCAGGCGGCGCTCGACTGGTATCCACCGTGCAATACGCCGCGCATTGGCTTCGCCGTCCGCGCGACCCGCACCGCACGCGCGGCATGACGCTGGAAGAACTGGCTAGCGCGCTCCGCGACAGTCGCGGCCTTCGGCAGAAGGCCGACCTGA
It encodes the following:
- a CDS encoding GNAT family N-acetyltransferase, with the translated sequence MLLDPYPDFVPSEYRVKWATDAWEVREAYALRRAVFCTEQAVYASDDRDATDDDAQLLVATACMCGVAQQVVGTVRIHEQEPRIWCGSRLAVHAAFRRHGGLGAALIRLAVSSAHALGCETFVAHVQMQNVPLFRRLHWRPLGEETLCERPHMRMQAALDWYPPCNTPRIGFAVRATRTARAA
- a CDS encoding Nit6803 family nitriliase yields the protein MSGNSSVRVAAVQIAPDLERPSGTLVKVCAAIDEAGAKNVRLIVFPETLVPYYPYFSFVRPPVSFGADHMRLYERAVVVPGLVTQAVAERARVNGMVVVLGVNERDHGSLYNTQLIFDSDGELLLKRRKLTPSYHERMIWGQGDASGLKVVETTVGRVGALACWEHYNPLARYALMTQFEEIHCAQFPGSMVGPIFAAQIEVTIRHHVLESGCFVVNATGWLSEDQIASITSDAALQKALRGGSLSAIISPGGQHVTPPLREGEGMVVADLDMAQIIKRKRMLDSVGHYARPELLSLAINDRPATTTVPMATAMQTPAKFFTPTDDDSDGYDQESAGAKPAVDDRVAVQRTATARSECG